The following are encoded together in the Oncorhynchus gorbuscha isolate QuinsamMale2020 ecotype Even-year linkage group LG03, OgorEven_v1.0, whole genome shotgun sequence genome:
- the LOC124019951 gene encoding zona pellucida sperm-binding protein 3-like, which yields MGLMMANTLRLLFKQLVWFLLVENFLLSPALSYTYSTDTWQQLPRRTPQFDNRPRFEQPPLQQTVSRPVRVETVSVTCHSDYMEIVVKADLFKLGNQIDVDDLRLGVEQYQDQESCRATASAAGDEYRIFAALSDCGTKHMLNEDSLIYANLLRYTPRTTLDGVIRMAGAVIPIECHYERKYSLDSSSLQPTWIPFTATVSAEDTLQFSLKLMTSDWLYERGSGVYFLGDPINIEASVRVAHHTRLRVFVSSCVATLDPESNSVPRYVFIESDGCLSDSQLPGSRSGFMRRTQDNKLGFHIDAFRFYQEDRAELYITCHLMAVPVMDHAEPSNKACSFIDGRWRSADENDLLCGRCPSLSRQKGVDQAPAQRPLSPRLNGSQLEPRVYRNKPPASGDNWSIGLKAKKVWDQDATLGPMMVLPSKQKSTPLSQRTSGGINIPGFPASTGDRKPVSPGSRWRGMDFKSGPYFAQSQNEVSPLGPRVGPNNKHGLISSATYEGFIRQKELIAQRELELIPTPEPFGDLEVTTEKEGLGEEEDQYEIGTY from the exons ATGGGACTCATGATGGCAAACACGCTCAGGTTATTGTTCAAGCAACTGGTTTGGTTTTTACTTGTGGAAAACTTCTTACTCTCTCCTGCTTTGTCATATACTTATAGCACTGACACATGGCAACAACTTCCAAGGCGAACACCGCAATTTGACAATCGTCCACGCTTTGAACAGCCTCCACTCCAACAAACAGTTTCAAGGCCAGTTCGAGTAGAAACTGTCTCTGTGACGTGCCATTCAGACTACATGGAGATAGTCGTGAAGGCTGATCTGTTTAAACTCGGTAATCAAATCGACGTGGATGACCTGCGACTTGGAGTTGAACAGTACCAAGACCAAGAGTCGTGTAGGGCTACAGCTTCAGCAGCCGGAGATGAGTACAGAATATTTGCAGCACTTTCGGACTGTGGAACCAAGCACatg CTGAACGAAGACTCATTGATCTACGCAAACCTCCTCAGATATACACCCAGAACCACACTAGATGGCGTTATTCGAATGGCTGGTGCTGTAATCCCAATTGAGTGTCATTATGAAAG GAAGTACAGTTTGGACAGCTCTTCTCTCCAGCCGACCTGGATCCCTTTCACCGCCACGGTGTCTGCTGAAGACACCCTGCAGTTCTCATTGAAGCTTATGACAA GTGACTGGCTCTATGAGCGGGGTTCTGGAGTCTACTTCCTGGGTGATCCCATCAACATTGAGGCGTCTGTCAGGGTTGCTCACCACACCAGGCTCAGGGTCTTTGTTAGCAGCTGCGTGGCCACACTGGACCCTGAGAGCAACTCTGTCCCCAGATATGTCTTCATTGAGAGTGATGG GTGCTTGTCGGATTCCCAGCTGCCTGGTTCCCGCTCTGGTTTCATGCGTAGGACCCAGGACAACAAGCTCGGGTTCCACATTGATGCCTTTAGGTTCTACCAGGAGGACAGGGCAGAG CTGTACATCACATGCCACCTTATGGCAGTCCCTGTCATGGACCATGCAGAGCCTAGCAACAAGGCATGCTCCTTCATTGATGGCAG ATGGAGGTCTGCTGATGAAAATGATTTGCTATGTGGGCGTTGTCCAAGCCTGAGTAGACAGAAGGGGGTTGATCAAGCTCCAGCACAACGTCCCCTCAGTCCAAGACTAAATGGTAGCCAACTTGAACCTCGTGTCTACCGCAACAAACCCCCAGCCTCTGGTGACAATTGGAGTATTGGGTTGAAGGCCAAGAAAG TATGGGACCAGGATGCTACTTTGGGCCCCATGATGGTCCTCCCAAGTAAACAGAAGAGTACACCTCTATCTCAACGGACGAGTGGAGGTATCAATATACCTGGCTTCCCTGCCTCAACAGGGGACAGGAAGCCCGTATCACCTGGCAGTCGTTGGCGTGGCATGGACTTCAAGAGCG GACCTTATTTCGCCCAATCCCAAAATGAGGTTAGTCCCTTGGGCCCAAGGGTCGGACCCAACAACAAGCACGGTCTCATTAGCTCTGCAACATATGAAGGCTTCATCAGGCAGAAAGAACTAATCGCCCAACGAG AGCTGGAGTTGATTCCTACACCTGAGCCCTTTGGAGACCTTGAGGTTACCACAGAGAAAGAGGGTCTGGGTGAAGAGGAGGATCAGTATGAGATTGGAACCTATTGA